A window of Apium graveolens cultivar Ventura chromosome 8, ASM990537v1, whole genome shotgun sequence contains these coding sequences:
- the LOC141677994 gene encoding uncharacterized protein LOC141677994 — MSAAKGSSKKKRSSEAIEPSKSLKQRVIVDDDDDFGPEFSNDIKGIMTALQQIKEKAQKDGQKKNEETISSVSSDIKARIDELKSKIEKERQSFGKALSKSSKECENLLKSEAAKFQALCEKFTKEKAAHVQALQDTFSKYEEEMEKLFNRYEQQRKKEKSLIAEHEKVCANKIAELEESLKKKKQDDKTFSILRKTLGSFLEPESDDDFPADD, encoded by the exons ATGTCAGCAGCGAAAGGAAGCTCGAAGAAGAAGAGATCGTCGGAGGCAATAGAGCCTTCGAAATCGCTCAAGCAGCGAGTGATTGTCGATGACGACGATGATTTCGGTCCTGAGTTCTCCAA TGATATTAAAGGAATCATGACGGCGTTGCAGCAGATCAAAGAGAAAGCTCAGAAAGACGGTCAGAAGAAGAACGAAGAAACTATCTccag TGTATCTTCGGATATTAAAGCAAGGATTGATGAACTGAAGTCAAAAATAGAAAAGGAAAG GCAAAGCTTTGGCAAGGCCCTGTCAAAGAGCTCAAAAGAG TGTGAAAACTTGCTGAAGAGTGAGGCTGCTAAGTTTCAAGCCCTTTGTGAGAAATTCACCAAAGAGAAAGCTGCACATGTCCAGGCTCTACAAG ataccttTTCCAAATATGAAGAAGAGATGGAAAAGCTATTCAATCGATATGAGCAACAGC GAAAGAAGGAGAAGAGTTTGATAGCAGAACACGAGAAAGTGTGCGCCAACAAAATTGCTGAACTCGAAGAATCGCTTAAAAAGAAGAAACAG GATGACAAAACGTTCAGCATTTTAAGAAAGACTCTAGGATCCTTTCTCGAACCTGAATCAGATGATGACTTCCCAGCTGATGACTGA